One genomic segment of Agromyces intestinalis includes these proteins:
- a CDS encoding acetolactate synthase large subunit codes for MTTEASPVPSASPLPPGVPIQITGAEAVVRSLELLGITDVFGLPGGAILPVYDPLMAASTLRHILVRHEQGAGHAAEGYASASGKLGVAIATSGPGATNLVTAIADAHMDSVPLLAITGQVFSNLMGTDAFQEADIVGITMPVTKHSFLVKRAEEIPATIAAAVHIATTGRPGPVLVDITKDAQQATFGFSWPPKVDLPGYRPITKAHGKQVAAAAQLIAEAKRPVLYVGGGVIRARASEELLALAEATGAPVVTTLMARGAFPDSHPQHLGMPGMHGTVPAVLALQEADLLVALGARFDDRVTGKAALFAPEAKVVHVDIDPAEISKIRVADVPIVGDLKDVLVDLRAAYAQVAAEVKPDLSEWWATLDGLRTEYPLGFAPTSDGLLAPQYVIQRIGELTGPEAVYAAGVGQHQMWAAQFIKYERPNAWLNSGGAGTMGYAVPAAMGAKVAEPHRTVWAIDGDGCFQMTNQELATCMLNDIPIKVAIINNSSLGMVRQWQTLFYDGRYSNTDLSTGHGTARIPDFVKLAEAYGALGIRVTTQDEVDAAITLALETNDRPVVIDFVVSADAMVWPMVPQGVSNSYVQYARDHAPAFSEED; via the coding sequence CTGCGGCACATCCTCGTTCGCCACGAGCAGGGCGCCGGCCACGCCGCCGAGGGCTACGCCTCGGCATCCGGAAAGCTCGGCGTCGCGATCGCAACGAGCGGGCCCGGCGCGACCAACCTCGTCACCGCCATCGCCGACGCCCACATGGACTCGGTGCCGTTGCTCGCGATCACGGGGCAGGTGTTCTCAAACCTGATGGGCACCGACGCGTTCCAAGAGGCAGACATCGTCGGCATCACGATGCCGGTCACGAAGCACTCGTTCCTCGTGAAGCGCGCTGAAGAGATCCCCGCGACGATCGCGGCCGCGGTGCACATCGCGACGACGGGCCGGCCCGGGCCGGTGCTCGTCGACATCACGAAGGACGCCCAGCAGGCGACGTTCGGGTTCAGCTGGCCGCCGAAGGTCGACCTGCCCGGATACCGGCCGATCACGAAGGCGCACGGCAAGCAGGTCGCGGCCGCCGCCCAGCTCATCGCCGAGGCGAAGCGACCGGTGCTCTACGTCGGTGGCGGCGTCATCCGCGCACGCGCCTCGGAAGAGCTGCTGGCGCTCGCCGAGGCGACCGGCGCGCCGGTCGTCACCACCCTCATGGCGCGCGGCGCGTTCCCCGACTCGCACCCGCAGCACCTGGGCATGCCGGGCATGCACGGCACCGTGCCCGCGGTGCTCGCCCTGCAGGAGGCCGACCTGCTCGTCGCGCTCGGCGCGCGCTTCGACGACCGGGTGACCGGCAAGGCTGCGCTCTTCGCCCCTGAGGCGAAGGTCGTGCACGTCGACATCGACCCGGCCGAGATCTCGAAGATCCGCGTCGCCGACGTGCCGATCGTGGGCGACCTGAAAGACGTGCTCGTCGACCTCCGGGCCGCCTACGCGCAGGTCGCGGCCGAGGTGAAGCCCGACCTGTCCGAGTGGTGGGCGACCCTCGACGGCCTGCGCACCGAGTACCCGCTCGGGTTCGCGCCGACCAGCGACGGGCTGCTCGCACCGCAGTACGTGATCCAGCGCATCGGCGAGCTCACCGGGCCCGAGGCGGTCTACGCCGCGGGCGTGGGGCAGCACCAGATGTGGGCGGCGCAGTTCATCAAGTACGAGCGGCCCAACGCCTGGCTCAACTCGGGCGGCGCGGGCACGATGGGCTACGCGGTGCCGGCCGCCATGGGCGCGAAGGTCGCAGAGCCCCACCGCACCGTGTGGGCGATCGACGGCGACGGCTGCTTCCAGATGACGAACCAAGAGCTCGCGACGTGCATGTTGAACGACATCCCGATCAAGGTCGCGATCATCAACAACTCGTCCCTCGGCATGGTGCGCCAATGGCAGACCCTGTTCTACGACGGCCGCTACTCGAACACCGACCTGTCGACCGGGCACGGCACGGCGCGCATCCCCGACTTCGTGAAGCTCGCAGAGGCGTACGGCGCCCTCGGCATCCGCGTCACGACGCAGGACGAGGTCGACGCGGCCATCACGCTCGCCCTCGAGACCAACGACCGCCCCGTCGTGATCGACTTCGTCGTCTCGGCCGACGCCATGGTCTGGCCCATGGTGCCGCAGGGCGTGTCGAACAGCTACGTGCAGTACGCGCGCGATCACGCGCCGGCGTTCAGCGAGGAGGACTGA
- the ilvN gene encoding acetolactate synthase small subunit, which yields MSTHVLSLLVEDKPGLLTRVAGLFSRRGFNIESLAVGHSEIEGLSRITVVVDVDELPLEQVTKQLNKLINVIKIVELDTTQSVQREHLLIKVRVDNTTRSQVIEAVNLFRARVVDVSTDALVIEVTGDSGKAQAFLRVLEPYGIKEIAQSGLLAIGRGGKSITERVFKS from the coding sequence ATGTCGACCCACGTGCTGTCGCTCCTCGTCGAGGACAAGCCGGGCCTGCTCACGCGGGTGGCGGGCCTGTTCTCGCGCCGCGGGTTCAACATCGAGTCGCTCGCGGTCGGTCACTCCGAGATCGAAGGCCTGTCGCGCATCACCGTCGTCGTCGACGTCGACGAGCTGCCCCTCGAGCAGGTCACCAAGCAGCTCAACAAGCTGATCAACGTGATCAAGATCGTCGAGCTCGACACCACCCAGTCGGTGCAGCGCGAGCATCTGCTCATCAAGGTGCGCGTCGACAACACGACCCGCTCGCAGGTGATCGAGGCGGTGAACCTGTTCCGCGCCCGCGTGGTCGACGTGTCGACCGATGCGCTCGTGATCGAGGTCACCGGCGACTCGGGCAAGGCGCAGGCGTTCCTGCGCGTGCTCGAGCCCTACGGCATCAAGGAGATCGCCCAGTCGGGCCTGCTCGCGATCGGGCGGGGCGGCAAGAGCATCACCGAGCGCGTCTTCAAGAGCTGA
- the ilvC gene encoding ketol-acid reductoisomerase, giving the protein MAEIYYDKDADLALIQGKKVAVIGYGSQGHAHAQNLRDSGVEVVIGLKDGSKSIQKAEEAGFEVKNVADAAAWADVIVILAPDQYQRHIYAESIADNIGEGKTLVFGHGFNIRFGYIEAPEGVDVIMVAPKGPGHTVRREFEAGRGVPVIVAVEKDASGQAWPLALSYAKAIGGLRAGGIKTTFTEETETDLFGEQAVLCGGVSQLIQYGFETLTEAGYQPQVAYFEVLHELKLIVDLMWEGGIAKQRWSVSDTAEYGDYVSGPRVIDPHVKENMQAVLADIQDGTFAARFIADQDNGQKEFLELRAKGEAHPIEATGRELRKLFAWNASNDDDYVDGEVAR; this is encoded by the coding sequence ATGGCTGAGATCTACTACGACAAGGACGCCGACCTCGCGCTCATCCAGGGCAAGAAGGTCGCCGTCATCGGCTACGGCTCGCAGGGCCACGCGCACGCGCAGAACCTGCGCGACTCGGGCGTCGAGGTCGTCATCGGCCTCAAGGACGGCTCGAAGTCGATCCAGAAGGCCGAAGAGGCCGGGTTCGAGGTGAAGAACGTCGCCGACGCCGCCGCGTGGGCCGACGTGATCGTCATCCTCGCGCCCGACCAGTACCAGCGCCACATCTACGCGGAGTCGATCGCCGACAACATCGGCGAGGGCAAGACGCTGGTCTTCGGCCACGGCTTCAACATCCGCTTCGGCTACATCGAGGCGCCCGAGGGCGTCGACGTCATCATGGTCGCGCCGAAGGGCCCCGGCCACACCGTGCGTCGGGAGTTCGAGGCCGGGCGCGGCGTGCCCGTCATCGTCGCGGTCGAGAAGGATGCCTCGGGCCAGGCCTGGCCGCTCGCGCTGTCGTACGCCAAGGCCATCGGCGGTCTGCGCGCCGGCGGCATCAAGACGACCTTCACCGAGGAGACCGAGACCGACCTGTTCGGTGAGCAGGCCGTGCTCTGCGGCGGCGTCTCGCAGCTGATCCAGTACGGCTTCGAGACCCTCACCGAGGCCGGCTACCAGCCGCAGGTCGCCTACTTCGAGGTGCTCCACGAGCTGAAGCTCATCGTCGACCTCATGTGGGAGGGCGGCATCGCCAAGCAGCGCTGGAGCGTCAGCGACACCGCCGAATACGGCGACTACGTGTCGGGCCCCCGCGTCATCGACCCGCACGTCAAGGAGAACATGCAGGCCGTGCTCGCCGACATCCAGGACGGCACGTTCGCGGCGCGCTTCATCGCCGACCAGGACAACGGGCAGAAGGAGTTCCTCGAGCTGCGGGCCAAGGGCGAGGCGCACCCCATCGAGGCCACCGGTCGCGAGCTGCGCAAGCTGTTCGCGTGGAACGCCAGCAACGACGACGACTACGTCGATGGAGAAGTCGCGCGCTGA
- a CDS encoding tyrosinase family protein, producing MASLTLGDRDAAETEPWHPVLDAYARGVRAMQDLDDPDDPVPASWMWAANTHGIDQFTRRRPAWAQCAHGSLFFLPWHRAYLAWFERTVRDLSDDDDWALPYWDYSHPDSDRTLPVEFAVEQRTVDGALVDNPLFSPGRSTRPIPAGDADIVEALAQPRYVREGEPGFGGALPDRFFGTVEDRPHNYVHMAISGLMRSPATAGRDPIFWLHHANIDRLWEVWRLLDGSVPLTDPGVVPGQVRSAWESATFWFGDEQRPETYAMDAVEDLEHEQMGYLYESVELVEPLAAEVAERRAAILAAEDGGIGLDEAARWTPVAATFDLPSGEAREIPFEGGPRGLDAAPPTRLMLELAGATARAPHDAYDVEVRSGPDAAPHVVRGFSTFGLEGTPDDEVRNYLVDASAVLSDLLDEGWDGGALTVRLLPAGEAEERPPGERGPGEDEPGHDDRAINVAQVTVYVQAP from the coding sequence GTGGCGAGTCTGACGCTCGGCGACCGGGATGCCGCAGAGACCGAGCCGTGGCATCCGGTGCTCGATGCGTACGCCCGCGGTGTGCGGGCCATGCAGGACCTCGACGACCCCGACGACCCCGTGCCTGCCTCGTGGATGTGGGCGGCGAACACCCACGGCATCGACCAGTTCACGCGGCGACGGCCGGCATGGGCGCAGTGCGCGCACGGGTCGCTGTTCTTCCTGCCGTGGCACCGCGCGTACCTCGCCTGGTTCGAGCGCACCGTTCGCGACCTGAGCGACGACGACGACTGGGCGCTGCCGTACTGGGACTATTCGCACCCCGACTCCGATCGCACGCTGCCGGTCGAGTTCGCGGTCGAGCAGCGCACGGTCGATGGGGCGCTCGTCGACAACCCGCTGTTCTCGCCAGGACGCTCGACACGGCCGATCCCCGCCGGCGACGCCGACATCGTCGAGGCGCTCGCCCAGCCGAGGTACGTGCGCGAGGGCGAGCCCGGGTTCGGCGGCGCGCTGCCCGACCGGTTCTTCGGCACCGTCGAGGACCGCCCGCACAACTATGTGCACATGGCGATCAGCGGGCTGATGCGGTCGCCGGCGACCGCGGGTCGCGACCCGATCTTCTGGCTGCACCATGCGAACATCGACCGGCTTTGGGAGGTGTGGCGCTTGCTCGACGGGTCGGTGCCGCTCACCGACCCGGGCGTCGTGCCAGGCCAGGTGCGGTCGGCGTGGGAGTCGGCGACGTTCTGGTTCGGCGACGAGCAGCGCCCCGAGACGTACGCGATGGACGCGGTCGAGGATCTCGAGCACGAGCAGATGGGCTACCTGTACGAGTCGGTCGAACTCGTCGAGCCGCTCGCCGCGGAGGTCGCAGAGCGACGCGCGGCGATCCTCGCCGCCGAGGACGGGGGGATCGGCTTGGACGAGGCGGCAAGATGGACGCCCGTGGCCGCGACGTTCGACCTACCGTCGGGCGAGGCCAGGGAGATCCCCTTCGAGGGGGGCCCGCGTGGGCTCGACGCGGCACCGCCCACGCGGCTCATGCTCGAGCTCGCCGGTGCGACGGCGCGCGCCCCGCACGACGCCTACGACGTCGAGGTGCGCTCGGGGCCGGATGCCGCCCCTCACGTCGTGCGCGGGTTCTCGACCTTCGGACTCGAGGGCACCCCCGACGACGAGGTGCGCAACTACCTCGTCGATGCGTCGGCGGTGCTGTCCGACCTGCTCGACGAGGGGTGGGACGGCGGTGCGCTCACCGTGCGGCTGCTGCCCGCAGGCGAGGCCGAGGAGCGCCCGCCCGGTGAGCGCGGCCCGGGCGAGGATGAGCCGGGCCACGACGACCGCGCGATCAACGTCGCGCAGGTGACGGTGTACGTGCAGGCGCCATGA
- a CDS encoding DUF2182 domain-containing protein, which yields MSVEVGRLGYRRGGPPGPLARARSTRRRRPARAGDLVLVGSGAAWVVLAAASPLAGQGWPGAHRHVATASDASPAAAPAAPVEVWTWAWLAGWLLMVAAMMWPLLAASADRIAAGSFRRWRFALPAVAVGTATALWLGFGLAAGTVAQLAAVPEGSLRWQLAALAVAALARRSAWRARLLSRCAVAPPVAPAGRRGILTAARAGATEWRRCALLCGPLMVAMVVGHSPIVLAAASLAVWWEARHPRAWRDPVPLALIIVAGIGAVGEVVIGGGAVGA from the coding sequence ATGAGCGTCGAGGTCGGTCGGCTCGGGTACCGGCGCGGTGGGCCGCCGGGGCCGCTCGCCCGGGCACGGTCGACGCGGCGGCGGCGGCCGGCCCGTGCCGGCGACCTCGTGCTGGTCGGGTCGGGCGCGGCGTGGGTGGTGCTGGCCGCCGCGTCCCCGCTCGCTGGTCAGGGCTGGCCGGGTGCGCACCGACACGTCGCAACGGCATCGGATGCCTCGCCGGCTGCGGCCCCGGCAGCCCCCGTCGAGGTGTGGACGTGGGCCTGGCTCGCCGGCTGGCTGCTGATGGTCGCCGCGATGATGTGGCCGTTGCTCGCCGCCAGTGCGGACCGGATCGCCGCCGGGTCGTTCCGGCGCTGGCGGTTCGCGCTGCCCGCCGTCGCCGTCGGCACGGCCACCGCGCTGTGGCTCGGGTTCGGCCTCGCCGCGGGCACGGTCGCCCAGCTGGCGGCGGTGCCCGAGGGCAGTCTCCGGTGGCAGCTCGCCGCGCTCGCCGTGGCCGCGCTCGCCCGGCGGTCGGCATGGCGGGCACGGCTGCTCAGCCGGTGCGCGGTCGCACCCCCGGTCGCACCCGCTGGGAGGCGCGGCATCCTGACCGCGGCCCGAGCCGGTGCGACCGAATGGCGACGCTGTGCACTGCTCTGCGGGCCGCTGATGGTTGCGATGGTGGTCGGGCACAGCCCGATCGTGCTCGCGGCGGCGAGTCTCGCGGTGTGGTGGGAGGCGAGACATCCGCGCGCGTGGCGCGACCCGGTGCCGCTCGCGCTCATCATCGTCGCCGGGATCGGCGCGGTCGGCGAGGTCGTGATCGGTGGGGGTGCGGTCGGCGCATGA
- a CDS encoding copper homeostasis protein CutC, which yields MPTPLQVEIAVQDAAGARIALAAGAARVELCQALGLGGLTPSAGLVAAAVEAAAAVRVAGFVHVLVRPRGGGFVYDADEADLIERDIRECVRLGADGVVIGALEASGGVDLDLIARFVDAAGDLEVTVHRAVDAATDPVAAVASLAGTGVRRVLTSGGAADCRSGLDGLAAMRAAVGDGLEVMAGGGLRIDDVAVLARLGLDAVHLSARRQVVAGASGPGGGVDGYDATDAGLVAAAVAAARAARASSAAVVAIGEEHATPASTAR from the coding sequence ATGCCCACTCCGTTGCAGGTCGAGATCGCCGTCCAAGACGCCGCCGGTGCACGCATCGCGCTCGCCGCGGGCGCCGCGCGTGTCGAGCTCTGCCAGGCGCTCGGGCTCGGCGGCCTCACCCCGTCGGCGGGGCTCGTGGCCGCGGCGGTCGAGGCCGCCGCGGCGGTGCGGGTCGCTGGTTTCGTGCACGTGCTCGTGCGCCCGCGCGGCGGCGGATTCGTGTACGACGCCGACGAAGCCGATCTGATCGAGCGCGACATCCGCGAGTGCGTCCGGCTCGGCGCCGACGGCGTCGTGATCGGTGCACTCGAGGCATCCGGTGGCGTCGATCTCGACCTCATCGCGCGCTTCGTGGACGCGGCGGGCGACCTGGAGGTCACGGTGCACCGCGCGGTGGATGCCGCGACCGACCCGGTCGCAGCGGTCGCGTCGCTCGCCGGCACGGGTGTTCGCCGCGTGCTCACCTCGGGCGGCGCCGCCGACTGCCGGTCGGGGCTCGACGGGCTCGCGGCGATGCGCGCGGCGGTAGGCGACGGGCTCGAGGTGATGGCCGGCGGCGGCCTGCGCATCGACGACGTCGCCGTGCTCGCCCGACTCGGCCTGGATGCCGTGCACCTCTCAGCGCGCCGGCAGGTCGTCGCGGGCGCGAGCGGACCCGGTGGCGGCGTCGACGGCTACGACGCGACCGACGCCGGACTCGTCGCGGCCGCGGTCGCGGCGGCCCGTGCGGCGCGTGCTTCGTCTGCGGCCGTGGTCGCGATCGGCGAGGAGCACGCGACCCCGGCGTCGACCGCTCGCTAG
- a CDS encoding bacitracin resistance protein — MSTAAETTAPAREPMPLWLQVALAIVFGLFYAYDVWEVVQSTLVLTVGLGISLTALGWTILAVAAVAPIALFVGAFVISRRRGILIAVLAYAAGLSASAAVFLSLTALLQATPSLA; from the coding sequence ATGAGCACCGCCGCCGAGACGACCGCTCCGGCTCGCGAGCCGATGCCGTTGTGGCTGCAGGTCGCGCTCGCCATCGTGTTCGGGCTGTTCTACGCCTACGACGTGTGGGAGGTGGTGCAGTCGACGCTCGTGCTCACGGTCGGGCTCGGCATCTCGCTCACCGCGCTCGGGTGGACCATCCTCGCCGTGGCCGCGGTAGCGCCGATCGCGCTGTTCGTCGGCGCCTTCGTCATCTCGCGCCGACGCGGCATCCTCATCGCCGTCCTCGCCTACGCGGCGGGCCTTTCCGCATCCGCGGCCGTGTTCCTCTCGCTCACGGCGCTGCTGCAGGCCACGCCCTCGCTGGCCTGA
- the serA gene encoding phosphoglycerate dehydrogenase produces MSKPVVLIAEELSPATVDALGPDFDIRSVDGTDRAALLSAIADANAILVRSATKVDAEAIAAAPKLQVIARAGVGLDNVDIKAATTAGVMVVNAPTSNIISAAELTVGHILSLARHIPAAHAALAQGEWKRSAYTGTELYEKTVGIIGLGRIGALITARLQAFGVEVIAYDPYITSARAQQLGVQTVSLDELLERSDFITIHMPRTPETLGMIGAEQFAKMKPSAYIVNVARGGLIDEQALHDALVAGTIAGAGLDVFVSEPPRESPLLGLPNVIVTPHLGASTDEAQEKAGISVAKSVRLALSGELVPDAVNVAGGVIDPYVRPGIPLVEKLGQLFSGLATGALTSLDVEVRGELVDYDVSVLKLAALKGVFTNVVSESVSYVNAPLLAEQRGIAVRLITEADSPEYRNVITLRGALADGRQLSVSGTLTGPKQIEKLVGINGYEIEVPIAEHHIVMLYTDRPGIVAVYGSRFGEAGINIAGMAIARREAGGQALSILTVDSPVPTEVLDAVRDEIAADVMVEVDITE; encoded by the coding sequence GTGTCCAAGCCGGTCGTGCTGATCGCCGAAGAACTCTCGCCCGCCACCGTCGACGCCCTCGGGCCCGACTTCGACATCCGGTCGGTCGACGGCACCGACCGCGCCGCGCTGCTGTCGGCCATCGCCGACGCCAACGCGATCCTCGTGCGCTCGGCGACGAAGGTCGACGCCGAGGCGATCGCCGCGGCCCCCAAGCTGCAGGTCATCGCGCGCGCCGGCGTCGGCCTCGACAACGTCGACATCAAGGCGGCCACCACCGCCGGCGTCATGGTCGTGAACGCGCCGACGTCGAACATCATCTCGGCCGCCGAGCTCACCGTCGGGCACATCCTGAGCCTGGCCCGCCACATCCCCGCGGCCCACGCGGCGCTCGCGCAGGGGGAGTGGAAGCGCTCGGCCTACACCGGCACCGAGCTGTACGAGAAGACCGTCGGCATCATCGGCCTCGGTCGCATCGGCGCGCTCATCACGGCCCGCCTGCAGGCCTTCGGCGTCGAGGTCATCGCGTACGACCCGTACATCACCTCGGCCCGGGCGCAGCAACTCGGCGTGCAGACCGTGAGCCTCGACGAGCTGCTCGAGCGCAGCGACTTCATCACCATCCACATGCCGAGGACCCCTGAGACGCTCGGCATGATCGGCGCCGAGCAGTTCGCGAAGATGAAGCCGTCGGCATACATCGTGAACGTCGCGCGCGGCGGCCTCATCGACGAGCAAGCTCTGCACGACGCGCTCGTGGCGGGCACCATCGCCGGCGCCGGGCTCGACGTGTTCGTCTCCGAGCCGCCGCGCGAGTCGCCGCTGCTCGGGCTGCCGAACGTCATCGTCACACCGCACCTCGGCGCGTCGACCGACGAGGCGCAGGAGAAGGCGGGCATCTCGGTCGCCAAGTCGGTGCGGCTCGCGCTGTCGGGCGAGCTCGTGCCCGACGCCGTCAACGTCGCGGGCGGCGTCATCGACCCGTACGTGCGCCCCGGCATCCCGCTTGTCGAGAAGCTCGGCCAGCTCTTCAGCGGCCTCGCGACCGGGGCGCTCACCAGCCTCGACGTGGAGGTGCGAGGCGAGCTCGTCGACTACGACGTGAGCGTGCTGAAGCTCGCTGCGCTGAAGGGCGTGTTCACCAACGTCGTCTCCGAGTCGGTGTCGTACGTCAACGCGCCGTTGCTCGCCGAGCAGCGCGGCATCGCCGTGCGTCTCATCACCGAGGCCGACAGCCCCGAGTACCGCAACGTCATCACGCTGCGCGGCGCACTCGCCGACGGCCGGCAGCTGTCGGTGTCGGGCACCCTCACCGGCCCGAAGCAGATCGAGAAGCTCGTCGGCATCAACGGCTACGAGATCGAGGTGCCGATCGCCGAGCACCACATCGTCATGCTCTACACCGACCGGCCCGGCATCGTCGCGGTCTACGGCAGCCGGTTCGGCGAGGCCGGCATCAACATCGCCGGCATGGCCATCGCGCGCCGCGAGGCGGGCGGGCAGGCGCTCAGCATCCTCACCGTCGACTCGCCGGTGCCCACCGAGGTGCTCGACGCGGTGCGCGACGAGATCGCCGCCGACGTCATGGTCGAGGTCGACATCACCGAGTAG
- a CDS encoding DUF6458 family protein, which translates to MSLGLGIVLFVIGAILAFALNISVDWIDLQLVGYILMGAGVVVALVSIVFLVRRRRSVSTTQTAVDPATGERVTRNEQSTTPDEI; encoded by the coding sequence ATGAGCCTCGGACTCGGCATCGTGCTCTTCGTGATCGGTGCGATCCTCGCGTTCGCGCTGAACATCTCGGTCGACTGGATCGACCTGCAGCTCGTCGGCTACATCCTGATGGGCGCGGGCGTCGTCGTCGCCCTCGTGAGCATCGTCTTCCTGGTGCGCCGGCGCCGCTCGGTCTCGACCACGCAGACGGCCGTCGACCCCGCGACCGGCGAGCGCGTCACGCGCAACGAACAGTCGACCACGCCCGACGAGATCTGA
- a CDS encoding 3-isopropylmalate dehydrogenase, whose protein sequence is MVRTVRLAVIPGDGIGPEVVAEATKVLEAVTTGSDVSFEQTPFSLGAARYLETGDVLTDADLDAIKAHDAILLGAVGGVPGDPRLAGANIERGLLLKLRFELDHYVNLRPTVLHPNVVSPLANPGEVDFVVVREGTEGPYVGNGGAIRQGTPHEVANEVSVNTAYGVERVVRFAFVQAAARRNKLTLVHKTNVLVFAGSLWKRTVDAVASEFPDVAVDYLHVDAATIFLVTDPARFDVIVTDNLFGDILTDLAGAISGGIGLAASGNINPDGRYPSMFEPVHGSAPDIAGKGLADPTAAILSVALLLRHLGEADAATRVERAVAADLAARGAERRSTAEIGDAVVARLTED, encoded by the coding sequence ATGGTACGGACGGTCAGGCTCGCAGTCATTCCCGGTGATGGGATCGGCCCCGAGGTCGTCGCCGAGGCGACGAAGGTGCTCGAGGCGGTCACCACCGGGTCGGATGTCTCGTTCGAGCAGACGCCGTTCTCGCTCGGCGCGGCGCGCTACCTCGAGACCGGGGACGTGCTCACCGACGCCGATCTCGACGCGATCAAGGCGCACGACGCGATCCTGCTGGGTGCGGTCGGCGGTGTGCCGGGCGACCCGCGCCTGGCCGGCGCCAACATCGAGCGCGGCCTGCTGCTGAAGCTGCGGTTCGAGCTCGACCACTACGTGAATCTGCGGCCGACCGTGCTGCACCCGAACGTGGTGAGCCCGCTCGCGAACCCCGGCGAGGTCGACTTCGTGGTGGTGCGCGAGGGCACCGAAGGCCCGTACGTCGGCAATGGCGGCGCGATCCGCCAAGGCACGCCGCACGAGGTCGCCAACGAGGTGTCCGTGAACACCGCGTACGGCGTCGAGCGGGTCGTGCGGTTCGCGTTCGTGCAAGCCGCCGCGCGCCGCAACAAGCTGACGCTCGTGCACAAGACGAACGTGCTCGTGTTCGCCGGCTCGCTCTGGAAGCGCACCGTCGACGCCGTGGCATCCGAGTTCCCCGACGTCGCCGTCGACTACCTGCACGTCGACGCCGCGACCATCTTCCTCGTGACGGATCCTGCTAGATTCGACGTCATCGTCACGGACAACCTCTTCGGCGACATCCTGACCGATCTGGCCGGCGCGATCAGCGGCGGCATCGGCCTGGCGGCCTCGGGCAACATCAACCCCGACGGCCGATACCCGAGCATGTTCGAGCCGGTGCACGGTTCGGCTCCCGACATCGCCGGGAAGGGCCTGGCTGACCCCACCGCCGCGATCCTGTCGGTCGCGCTCCTGCTGCGCCACCTCGGCGAGGCGGATGCCGCGACCCGCGTCGAACGCGCGGTCGCCGCCGACCTCGCGGCCCGCGGCGCCGAACGGCGCTCGACCGCCGAGATCGGCGACGCCGTCGTCGCCCGGCTCACCGAAGACTGA
- a CDS encoding branched-chain amino acid aminotransferase produces MTIDLPLQAPSAAGLAWNVTPNAEARSEAEREAILADPGFGNHFTDHMVDLCWSEKGGWHRPRVSPYGPIELDPAAAVLHYAQEVFEGLKAYRHADGSIHTFRPYENAARLQRSAHRLALPELPVEYFIDSLRQLVAVDGAWVPTADETSLYLRPFMFAKEAFLGVRPAKKVAYYLIASPAGAYFPGGVEPVNIWLSTQYARAGRGGTGAAKTGGNYASSLLPQAEAYEKGCQQVLFLNEGDRLEELGGMNVVLVRKDGTLVTPESDSILEGITLASILRLAADRGHQVEQRPVTLTEWREGAASGDIVGAFACGTAAVVVPIGRLLAEDFEIVHSGPAAQELALSLRAELTGIQYGRVEDRHGWMLRLDA; encoded by the coding sequence ATGACCATCGACCTTCCGCTCCAGGCTCCCAGCGCCGCAGGCCTCGCCTGGAACGTCACGCCCAACGCCGAGGCCCGCAGCGAGGCCGAGCGCGAGGCGATTCTCGCCGACCCCGGGTTCGGCAACCACTTCACCGACCACATGGTCGACCTCTGCTGGAGCGAGAAGGGCGGCTGGCACCGCCCGCGTGTCTCGCCGTACGGTCCGATCGAACTCGACCCGGCCGCTGCGGTGCTGCACTATGCGCAAGAGGTGTTCGAGGGCCTGAAGGCGTACCGTCACGCCGACGGGTCGATCCACACGTTCCGCCCGTACGAGAACGCGGCGCGCCTGCAGCGCTCGGCGCACCGCTTGGCCCTGCCCGAGCTGCCGGTCGAGTACTTCATCGACTCGCTGCGCCAGCTCGTCGCGGTCGACGGCGCGTGGGTGCCGACCGCCGACGAGACCAGCCTGTACCTGCGGCCGTTCATGTTCGCGAAGGAGGCGTTCCTCGGGGTGCGGCCCGCGAAGAAGGTGGCCTACTACCTGATCGCGAGCCCGGCCGGGGCGTACTTCCCGGGCGGCGTCGAGCCCGTGAACATCTGGCTGTCGACGCAGTACGCGCGCGCCGGCCGGGGTGGCACGGGCGCCGCGAAGACCGGAGGCAACTACGCGTCGAGCCTGCTGCCGCAGGCCGAGGCGTACGAGAAGGGCTGCCAGCAGGTGCTCTTCCTGAACGAGGGCGACCGGCTCGAAGAGCTCGGCGGCATGAACGTCGTGCTCGTGCGCAAGGACGGCACGCTCGTCACGCCCGAGTCCGACTCGATCCTCGAGGGCATCACGCTCGCGTCGATCCTGCGCCTCGCCGCCGACCGCGGCCACCAGGTCGAGCAGCGGCCGGTGACGCTCACCGAGTGGCGCGAGGGCGCCGCGTCGGGCGACATCGTCGGCGCGTTCGCGTGCGGCACCGCCGCGGTCGTCGTGCCGATCGGGCGCCTGCTCGCCGAGGACTTCGAGATCGTGCACTCGGGCCCGGCCGCGCAGGAGCTCGCGCTGAGCCTGCGCGCCGAGCTGACCGGTATCCAGTACGGGCGCGTCGAAGACCGCCACGGCTGGATGCTGCGTCTCGACGCGTGA